A portion of the Celeribacter baekdonensis genome contains these proteins:
- a CDS encoding cytochrome P450, with protein MDAPRLDISKPGFSMRSQEVADARAKSWFAYTPYGIAALRYDAVKELVMSPSLRQGSYKWPDHNDTHGVWAQWWKRIMLNKEGEDHTRLRRLGQPAFAPKLVKSLLPSFQALADELISKFEARGECEFMADFAEPYATRVICQLVGLSDENWREFADLAVEMGYALGVNYKRDEARVDAAATKLINYAKALVEERRAAPRDDFVGNLIAASGVGGQLSEQELYDMIVLTIFGGVDTTRNQIGLAMSSFLEHPDQWALLGQNPDLGRAAVEEVMRTRPTTTWVTREAAEDFEYRGLRIEKGTTVHLFSAAASTDPEHFEDGFDITKTRKPHFGFGGGKHHCIGSPIARGDMTEALKLLSQRLLNPRLNGAAEWLPDSGNTGPLSLPIAFDKAL; from the coding sequence ATGGACGCTCCACGCCTCGACATTTCGAAACCAGGTTTCTCCATGCGGTCGCAGGAAGTGGCCGATGCGCGTGCCAAAAGCTGGTTTGCCTACACGCCTTACGGCATTGCCGCCCTGCGCTATGATGCCGTTAAGGAATTGGTGATGAGCCCATCTTTGCGGCAGGGGTCCTATAAGTGGCCAGATCACAACGACACCCACGGTGTCTGGGCGCAGTGGTGGAAGCGGATTATGCTCAACAAGGAAGGCGAGGATCACACGCGTCTTCGCCGTCTCGGTCAGCCCGCCTTTGCGCCCAAACTGGTAAAATCCTTATTGCCCAGCTTCCAAGCCTTGGCGGACGAATTGATCTCAAAGTTTGAGGCGCGCGGAGAATGCGAATTTATGGCCGATTTCGCGGAGCCATATGCGACTCGCGTGATCTGTCAACTGGTCGGCCTCTCCGATGAAAATTGGCGAGAATTCGCGGATTTGGCCGTGGAGATGGGGTATGCGCTGGGGGTGAATTATAAACGTGACGAAGCCCGCGTGGATGCTGCGGCCACCAAGTTGATAAATTATGCGAAGGCGTTGGTTGAGGAGCGCCGCGCGGCGCCGCGTGATGATTTTGTTGGCAATTTGATTGCTGCAAGTGGCGTCGGCGGGCAACTCTCAGAACAAGAGCTGTATGATATGATCGTTTTGACGATCTTTGGCGGTGTTGACACCACGCGCAACCAGATCGGTTTGGCTATGAGCAGCTTTTTGGAGCACCCGGATCAATGGGCGCTTTTGGGTCAAAACCCCGATTTGGGCCGCGCGGCGGTCGAAGAGGTGATGCGCACCCGCCCCACGACGACATGGGTGACACGCGAAGCGGCCGAAGATTTCGAGTATCGGGGCTTGCGGATCGAAAAGGGGACGACTGTGCATTTGTTCTCTGCCGCCGCAAGCACGGATCCCGAGCATTTCGAAGACGGGTTCGACATTACCAAAACGCGCAAGCCGCATTTCGGATTTGGCGGAGGCAAGCACCATTGCATTGGTTCTCCCATTGCACGCGGTGACATGACCGAGGCGCTGAAACTGCTGTCACAACGGCTGTTAAATCCGCGACTGAATGGGGCTGCCGAATGGTTGCCCGACAGTGGCAATACCGGCCCGCTGAGCCTGCCAATCGCGTTCGACAAGGCGCTTTGA
- a CDS encoding Lrp/AsnC family transcriptional regulator, which produces MELDRTDYQIMDLLQNDARLMNKQIAAEVGLAASSCHERIKRLWAAGVLKETKTIVEPSMLGYELSIVVMAKISKHGQINIDALMDRLIALPEIQQVHLVTGQFDLIVYMIAKNMNHLKEVARAAFSDTEDISAYETSITFDSRTDFGVPLRPDETSNRGATQRGV; this is translated from the coding sequence ATGGAATTAGACCGTACAGACTACCAGATTATGGACCTTTTGCAGAATGATGCTCGTTTGATGAACAAACAAATCGCTGCCGAAGTGGGATTGGCTGCGTCATCTTGCCACGAGCGGATCAAACGATTGTGGGCGGCGGGCGTTTTAAAGGAGACCAAGACCATCGTTGAGCCCAGTATGCTTGGGTATGAGCTCTCCATTGTGGTGATGGCAAAAATCTCCAAGCATGGCCAAATCAACATTGATGCTTTGATGGATCGGTTGATTGCCCTGCCCGAAATTCAACAGGTGCATCTGGTGACAGGGCAGTTCGATCTGATCGTCTACATGATCGCCAAAAATATGAACCACCTCAAAGAGGTCGCCCGTGCCGCGTTCAGCGATACGGAAGATATTTCAGCCTACGAAACCTCAATCACCTTTGACTCTCGCACAGATTTTGGCGTGCCGTTGCGGCCCGATGAAACGTCAAATCGCGGGGCGACCCAAAGGGGTGTGTGA
- a CDS encoding acyl-CoA thioesterase: MTQAEPIAVEQRIAFGDCDIVGIVYTGRLLNYGVEAIDEFYKQVVGRGWFEFCTDHKLATPFVNVTVDFRKPATPRDKLICHVAPTRLGRTSIVFSVIGKQNDAICFEGSYTCVFTSMDTLEKQAPPDWLAKAIAPWIG; encoded by the coding sequence ATGACCCAAGCAGAGCCCATTGCCGTCGAACAACGCATCGCTTTTGGCGACTGCGATATTGTCGGCATCGTCTACACCGGGCGTCTGCTCAACTATGGCGTTGAGGCGATTGACGAGTTTTACAAACAGGTGGTTGGGCGCGGGTGGTTCGAATTTTGCACGGATCACAAGCTTGCGACGCCATTTGTCAATGTGACCGTGGACTTTCGCAAACCGGCCACGCCGCGTGACAAGCTGATCTGTCATGTTGCGCCAACCCGTCTTGGACGCACCTCGATTGTCTTTTCCGTGATCGGCAAACAAAACGATGCGATCTGTTTTGAGGGCAGCTACACCTGTGTGTTCACCTCAATGGACACGCTGGAAAAACAAGCGCCGCCTGATTGGCTCGCCAAGGCGATTGCTCCGTGGATTGGCTAA
- a CDS encoding acetyl-CoA C-acyltransferase family protein, with translation MTDIVILGGARTAIGTFGGALSGMSPIALATHVTKAALERSGTTPDQIGTVAFGHVLNTEPRDMYLSRAAAIEAGMAVETPAMNVNRLCGSGIQAIVSVVQSLMLGDAEFGLAGGAECMSRAPYIVPAIRWGQKMGDTGATDMMLGALTCPFGTGHMGVTAENVAAEHGITREAQDAFALESQNRAARAIAEGRFASQISPLEIKTRKGVTVFDTDEHPKPSSIEALAGLRTAFQKDGTVTAGNASGLNDGAGAIVLARRDAAEAAGLTPTFRIVGYGHAGVRPEVMGVGPIPAVRNLMQKTGLTAGDFDVVESNEAFASQAIAVSTELGFDPARVNPNGGAIALGHPIGATGAILTLKLMYELERIGGRYGLATMCIGGGQGIALAIERL, from the coding sequence ATGACGGATATTGTAATTTTAGGCGGGGCCCGGACCGCGATTGGCACCTTTGGCGGCGCTCTTTCAGGGATGTCCCCGATTGCGCTTGCGACCCATGTGACCAAGGCCGCTTTGGAGCGCTCGGGCACGACGCCGGATCAGATCGGCACGGTGGCCTTTGGTCATGTGTTGAACACTGAGCCGCGGGACATGTACCTCAGCCGTGCCGCCGCGATTGAGGCCGGGATGGCGGTTGAGACCCCGGCGATGAACGTGAACCGGCTCTGTGGTTCGGGCATTCAGGCCATCGTGTCCGTGGTGCAATCCCTGATGCTTGGCGATGCCGAGTTTGGTCTTGCCGGTGGCGCGGAATGTATGAGCCGCGCGCCCTATATTGTCCCTGCGATCCGTTGGGGCCAAAAGATGGGGGATACAGGTGCGACCGACATGATGCTCGGCGCGCTGACCTGTCCATTTGGCACAGGGCATATGGGGGTCACTGCCGAAAATGTTGCGGCGGAACACGGTATCACCCGTGAGGCACAGGATGCCTTTGCGCTTGAAAGTCAAAACCGCGCCGCACGGGCGATTGCCGAGGGGCGGTTTGCCAGCCAAATCTCCCCGCTCGAGATCAAGACTCGCAAGGGCGTCACCGTGTTTGACACCGATGAGCACCCCAAGCCAAGTTCCATTGAGGCGCTGGCCGGTCTGCGCACTGCGTTCCAAAAAGACGGGACTGTGACGGCGGGCAATGCCTCGGGCCTCAATGATGGGGCAGGGGCGATTGTTCTGGCGCGTCGTGATGCCGCCGAAGCGGCGGGTCTGACCCCGACATTCCGCATCGTCGGCTATGGCCACGCTGGCGTGCGCCCCGAGGTGATGGGGGTTGGCCCGATCCCGGCTGTGCGCAATTTGATGCAGAAAACCGGCCTGACGGCGGGTGATTTTGATGTGGTTGAATCGAACGAAGCCTTTGCCTCGCAAGCGATCGCGGTCAGCACCGAGTTGGGGTTTGATCCCGCGCGGGTGAACCCCAATGGCGGGGCGATCGCGCTTGGTCACCCGATTGGGGCCACGGGCGCGATCCTCACGTTGAAACTGATGTATGAGCTTGAGCGCATTGGTGGCCGCTATGGTTTGGCGACGATGTGCATCGGTGGCGGACAGGGCATCGCCCTTGCCATTGAGCGCCTGTAA
- a CDS encoding acyl-CoA dehydrogenase, with protein MTYHAPLREINFILEDLCNLSGLSALDGFEDFTPETIEAILVEAGKFANDVLAPLNHQGDVDGLGFKDGKVTMPRGWKEAYTSLVEAGWNSPAAEPEFGGMGLPVLVNTCIQELFNGANISFQLCPLLTQGAIEALAAYADPALQAIYLEKMVSGEWAGTMNLTEPQAGSDLSQVRSKAVPKDDHYLISGQKIFITYGEHDMVDNIVHLVLARLPDAPEGTKGISLFVVPKFLPDAEGQPGVANDLRCVSIEHKLGIHASPTCTMAYGDNEGAIGYLVGEPNRGLQYMFAMMNNARLNVGLQGIGVAEHAFQTAATYASERKQGAITNGTSPAPIIQHPDVKRMLGVMKAQTEGARILALRAALSIDMAERASDADIRARHQRRVDLLIPVVKAWSTEMAVTVASQAVQVHGGMGYVEETGVAQFYRDAKITTIYEGTTGIQAMDLVGRKILRDQGLAVSEIISDIRASANALSGEGEGALDVNLMRRSAHEAADLIEKSCEWLLAAQVTDAALPLAAAQSVMDVFGMSLSAWCLIDSAAAASRHLVAGEGDAAFWRYRISLAECFIHHIFPMAQARLTTMRNGSLGVIGLEPDMLAQAS; from the coding sequence ATGACCTATCACGCCCCCTTGCGCGAAATTAACTTTATCCTTGAAGATCTGTGTAACCTGTCCGGGCTTTCTGCACTGGACGGGTTTGAGGATTTCACGCCCGAAACGATCGAAGCCATTTTGGTTGAGGCCGGAAAATTCGCCAATGACGTTCTGGCGCCTTTGAATCATCAGGGCGATGTCGATGGTCTTGGGTTCAAAGATGGCAAGGTCACCATGCCACGCGGGTGGAAAGAGGCCTACACCAGCTTGGTGGAGGCCGGGTGGAACAGCCCCGCCGCAGAACCTGAGTTCGGTGGTATGGGGCTTCCGGTGTTGGTCAACACCTGTATCCAAGAGCTGTTCAACGGCGCGAATATCTCGTTCCAACTCTGCCCTTTGCTGACCCAAGGCGCCATCGAAGCACTGGCCGCTTATGCCGATCCTGCGCTTCAGGCGATCTATCTTGAAAAGATGGTGTCGGGCGAATGGGCGGGGACAATGAACCTGACCGAACCTCAGGCCGGGTCCGATCTGTCTCAGGTGCGTTCTAAAGCGGTGCCTAAGGACGACCATTATCTGATCAGCGGTCAGAAGATTTTCATCACCTACGGTGAGCACGATATGGTCGACAACATCGTCCACCTCGTCTTGGCGCGTCTGCCCGATGCGCCGGAAGGGACCAAAGGCATTTCCCTGTTCGTGGTGCCAAAATTCTTGCCGGATGCCGAGGGTCAGCCGGGGGTCGCCAATGACCTGCGTTGTGTGTCGATCGAACATAAACTGGGCATTCACGCCAGCCCAACCTGTACCATGGCCTATGGCGACAATGAGGGTGCGATCGGCTATTTGGTTGGTGAGCCGAACCGTGGTTTGCAGTATATGTTCGCGATGATGAACAACGCGCGGCTGAACGTCGGGCTTCAGGGCATCGGCGTCGCTGAACACGCGTTTCAAACCGCAGCAACGTACGCCTCCGAACGCAAACAGGGCGCGATCACAAATGGCACCTCGCCTGCGCCGATCATCCAGCACCCGGATGTCAAACGCATGCTGGGCGTGATGAAAGCGCAAACGGAAGGTGCCCGGATTCTGGCCCTGCGCGCCGCTTTGTCCATTGATATGGCCGAACGCGCCTCTGACGCGGACATCCGTGCCCGTCATCAACGCCGGGTGGATTTGCTCATCCCGGTGGTCAAAGCCTGGTCGACCGAAATGGCTGTTACCGTGGCCTCTCAGGCGGTGCAGGTGCATGGCGGCATGGGCTATGTCGAGGAAACCGGCGTGGCGCAGTTTTACCGCGATGCCAAGATCACCACGATTTACGAAGGCACGACCGGCATTCAGGCGATGGACCTTGTTGGGCGTAAAATTTTGCGAGACCAAGGGCTTGCGGTGAGTGAAATCATATCCGACATCCGCGCCAGTGCGAACGCTCTCTCTGGTGAGGGCGAGGGTGCGCTGGACGTCAACCTGATGCGTCGCAGCGCCCATGAAGCCGCTGATCTGATTGAAAAATCCTGTGAATGGCTGCTTGCGGCTCAGGTTACGGATGCCGCTTTGCCGCTGGCCGCCGCGCAAAGTGTGATGGATGTGTTCGGCATGAGCCTTTCGGCGTGGTGTTTGATTGACAGTGCAGCGGCGGCGTCCCGCCATCTTGTGGCGGGCGAAGGTGACGCTGCGTTTTGGCGCTATCGGATATCCTTGGCCGAATGTTTCATTCATCATATTTTCCCAATGGCACAGGCGCGGCTGACCACCATGCGCAATGGGTCGCTGGGCGTGATCGGGCTTGAGCCTGACATGTTGGCACAGGCAAGCTGA
- a CDS encoding electron transfer flavoprotein subunit alpha/FixB family protein, whose translation MAVLCLAEVASGAVAMDATAKAVSASAQLGDVTVLVCGPATAADEAAKIDGVTKVLRADDAAYTNGLAENLAALIVSLAGDYTHITAPATTTGKNVLPRVAALLDVMILTDVTSVVDADTFTRPIYAGNAIQTVRSKDEKKVITFRTSTFEAAGLSGAAAVSDISGAEDAGLSQFVEDKVAVNDRPELTSAKIVVSGGRGVGSEEDFAIISALADKLGAAVGASRAAVDSGFAPNDWQVGQTGKVVAPELYIAVGISGAIQHLAGMKDSKVIVAINKDEEAPIFQVADFGLVADLFQAVPELTGKL comes from the coding sequence ATGGCTGTTTTGTGTCTTGCTGAAGTCGCCTCTGGCGCAGTTGCGATGGATGCCACCGCCAAAGCGGTGAGCGCCTCCGCCCAACTTGGCGATGTGACGGTTTTGGTCTGTGGCCCTGCGACGGCTGCCGATGAGGCCGCGAAAATTGACGGCGTGACCAAGGTTTTGCGCGCCGATGACGCGGCTTATACCAATGGCCTGGCCGAAAATCTGGCCGCTTTGATCGTGTCTTTGGCGGGGGATTACACGCATATCACCGCGCCCGCCACGACCACGGGCAAAAACGTCTTGCCGCGGGTTGCAGCGCTTTTGGATGTGATGATTTTGACCGATGTCACCTCCGTTGTGGATGCCGATACGTTCACGCGCCCGATCTATGCCGGGAACGCAATTCAAACGGTACGTTCGAAAGATGAAAAAAAGGTAATCACCTTCCGCACCTCGACGTTTGAGGCGGCGGGCCTGTCGGGTGCAGCAGCGGTGTCGGACATCTCTGGCGCGGAGGATGCGGGCCTGTCACAGTTTGTCGAGGACAAGGTCGCGGTCAATGATCGCCCGGAATTGACCTCCGCCAAAATCGTCGTTTCCGGCGGGCGTGGCGTCGGCTCCGAAGAAGATTTTGCCATCATTTCGGCGCTCGCGGACAAACTCGGCGCCGCCGTCGGGGCCTCGCGCGCGGCGGTCGACTCGGGCTTTGCCCCGAACGATTGGCAAGTCGGCCAAACCGGAAAAGTCGTCGCCCCCGAGCTCTACATCGCCGTCGGCATCTCCGGCGCGATCCAGCACCTCGCCGGCATGAAAGACTCCAAAGTCATCGTCGCCATCAACAAGGACGAAGAGGCCCCCATCTTCCAGGTCGCCGACTTCGGCCTCGTCGCAGATTTGTTCCAAGCCGTTCCGGAATTGACCGGGAAGCTCTAA
- a CDS encoding electron transfer flavoprotein subunit beta/FixA family protein, with amino-acid sequence MKVLVPVKRVIDYNVKVKVKADGTGVDLANVKMSMNPFDEIAVEEAIRLKEAGVASEIVIVSIGEKKSTDTIRNALAMGADRGLLVVEDQGVEIEPLAVAKILAKIVADEAPELVILGKQAIDNDMNATGQMLAALLGWGQATFASEVKIEAGKAVVTREVDGGLQTISVALPAIVTTDLRLNEPRYASLPNIMKAKKKPLDEKTSADYGVDTAPRLTVVSTDEPKGRDAGIKVGSVDELVAKLKEGGLV; translated from the coding sequence ATGAAGGTACTCGTACCAGTCAAGCGCGTGATCGACTACAACGTGAAGGTCAAAGTAAAGGCCGATGGCACGGGTGTTGATCTTGCGAATGTGAAGATGTCGATGAACCCGTTCGATGAGATCGCGGTTGAAGAGGCCATTCGTCTGAAAGAGGCCGGCGTGGCCAGCGAGATCGTCATTGTGTCGATCGGCGAGAAGAAATCCACCGATACGATCCGCAACGCGCTGGCCATGGGGGCGGATCGCGGCCTTCTTGTGGTTGAGGATCAGGGCGTCGAGATTGAGCCGCTGGCCGTGGCCAAAATTTTGGCCAAGATCGTGGCAGACGAGGCGCCTGAGCTGGTCATTCTCGGCAAACAGGCGATCGACAATGACATGAATGCAACCGGTCAGATGCTGGCCGCCCTTTTGGGATGGGGCCAGGCGACCTTTGCCTCTGAGGTCAAAATCGAAGCGGGCAAAGCGGTTGTGACCCGCGAAGTCGACGGCGGGTTGCAGACCATTTCGGTCGCGCTTCCGGCGATTGTGACCACCGATTTGCGCCTCAATGAGCCGCGCTATGCCTCGCTTCCGAACATCATGAAGGCGAAGAAAAAGCCTTTGGATGAAAAGACATCCGCAGATTACGGCGTCGACACCGCGCCGCGTTTGACCGTTGTGTCGACCGACGAGCCGAAAGGCCGCGACGCTGGCATCAAGGTCGGATCGGTCGATGAACTGGTCGCGAAACTCAAAGAAGGAGGGCTTGTCTGA
- a CDS encoding 3-hydroxybutyryl-CoA dehydrogenase, with product MTTTIRSTGVIGAGQMGNGIAQVMAQAGMDVVLSDISADALSAAMALIRRNLDRQVEREKITAEDRDQALARISTTHDMARVGATDLVIEAATENEALKLRIFEGLMPHLQEQTFLTTNTSSISVTRLASATDRPDRFMGIHFMNPVPVMKLVELIRGLSTSNETFDTINEVVRRIGKTAAVAEDYPAFIVNRILVPMINEAVYTLFEGVGCVSSIDQAMKLGANHPMGPLELGDFIGLDTCLAVMNVLYHGLSDSKYRPCPLLVKYVEAGWTGRKAGRGFYDYSTVPPTPTR from the coding sequence ATGACAACCACGATCAGATCCACAGGGGTCATTGGTGCCGGGCAGATGGGCAACGGGATTGCCCAAGTCATGGCGCAGGCCGGGATGGATGTCGTTCTGAGCGACATCAGTGCCGATGCGTTGAGCGCGGCAATGGCGTTGATCCGCCGCAATCTGGACCGTCAGGTCGAGCGCGAAAAGATCACAGCCGAAGACCGGGATCAGGCTCTTGCACGGATTTCGACCACGCATGACATGGCGCGGGTGGGGGCTACGGATCTGGTGATTGAGGCCGCCACAGAAAACGAAGCCCTCAAACTGCGCATCTTCGAAGGTCTGATGCCGCACTTGCAGGAGCAAACGTTTCTGACGACGAACACCTCGTCGATTTCGGTGACCCGGCTCGCCTCGGCCACCGATCGGCCAGATCGGTTCATGGGCATTCACTTCATGAATCCCGTGCCGGTGATGAAATTGGTGGAATTGATCCGGGGCTTGTCCACCAGCAATGAGACCTTTGACACCATCAACGAGGTCGTCAGACGGATCGGCAAAACTGCCGCCGTGGCCGAGGATTACCCGGCCTTTATCGTCAACCGTATCTTGGTCCCGATGATCAACGAGGCGGTCTACACGTTGTTCGAAGGTGTCGGCTGTGTCTCTTCGATTGACCAAGCGATGAAACTCGGGGCCAACCACCCGATGGGCCCGCTTGAGCTTGGCGATTTCATCGGGCTCGATACCTGTCTGGCGGTGATGAATGTGCTCTACCACGGTCTGTCGGATAGCAAATATCGCCCATGCCCGCTGTTGGTGAAATACGTCGAGGCCGGGTGGACTGGCCGCAAAGCCGGTCGCGGTTTTTATGATTATAGCACGGTGCCTCCCACACCGACCCGCTAA
- a CDS encoding branched-chain amino acid ABC transporter permease: MKKYLAYALLLTLLLVAPLLFYPVLLMKVLCFALFASAFNLILGYGGLLSFGHAAFFGGAAYVTGHAIKVWGLPTELGILTGTAAAMVLGLLVGVLAICRQGIYFAMITLALAQMVYFVFIRSGFTGGENGLQGIPRGTFLGLVDLSNDRAMYYFVLGVCLIGFGVIARAVHSPFGQVLRAIRDNEPRATSLGYNIDRYKLLAFVISATIAGLAGATKSVVFQLASLTDAHWHMSGEVVLMTLLGGLGTIFGPAVGAGLIVTLQNTLSSGPLGAWVTVIMGLIFIICVLAFRKGIVGELQAVLRKSFN, encoded by the coding sequence ATGAAGAAATATTTGGCTTATGCACTCCTTCTCACCCTGTTGCTGGTCGCGCCGCTGCTGTTTTATCCGGTGCTGTTGATGAAGGTGCTGTGCTTTGCGCTGTTTGCCAGCGCCTTCAATCTGATCCTCGGCTATGGCGGTCTGCTCAGCTTTGGTCATGCGGCCTTTTTTGGTGGCGCGGCCTATGTCACAGGTCACGCGATCAAAGTTTGGGGCTTGCCGACTGAACTCGGCATTCTGACCGGGACCGCTGCGGCGATGGTCCTTGGGCTTTTGGTGGGCGTCTTGGCGATCTGCCGTCAGGGCATCTATTTCGCGATGATCACTTTGGCCTTGGCGCAGATGGTCTATTTCGTCTTTATCCGCTCCGGCTTCACCGGCGGTGAAAATGGCCTGCAAGGCATTCCGCGCGGCACGTTTTTGGGGCTCGTTGATTTGAGCAACGACCGCGCGATGTACTATTTCGTGCTGGGGGTCTGCCTCATCGGCTTTGGCGTGATTGCCCGCGCGGTGCATTCGCCTTTCGGCCAAGTGCTGCGTGCGATCCGCGACAATGAACCCCGCGCCACATCTCTTGGCTATAACATCGACCGTTACAAACTTTTGGCCTTTGTGATTTCCGCTACGATTGCCGGGCTTGCGGGTGCGACCAAGTCGGTGGTGTTCCAATTGGCCTCTTTGACCGACGCGCACTGGCACATGTCAGGCGAGGTTGTGTTGATGACACTCTTGGGTGGGTTGGGCACGATCTTCGGCCCCGCCGTTGGTGCAGGCCTCATCGTGACGCTGCAAAATACGCTGTCCTCTGGGCCTCTTGGGGCGTGGGTCACCGTGATCATGGGGTTGATCTTTATCATCTGCGTCTTGGCGTTCCGCAAAGGGATCGTCGGTGAGCTTCAGGCTGTGCTGCGCAAGTCCTTCAACTGA
- a CDS encoding branched-chain amino acid ABC transporter permease gives MFSDLLGIAPQVLFGQLLLGLINGSFYAVLSLGLAVIFGLLNIVNFAHGALYMLGAFAAWLLGKYLHIDYWGALILAPLIVGFIGVVLDRFLLRRLAGVDHLYGLLLTFGLAMLIEGLFVKMFGASGQPFAAPKALNGGVNLGFMFLPYYRAWVVVASLVVCAFTWYLFERTKIGAYLRAGTENPKLLQAFGVNVPLLTTLAYGYGVALAAFAGVLAAPITQVNPLMGSNLIIVVFAVVVIGGMGSIMGAIVTGLSMGVVEGLTKVFWPEASSTIIFIVMAVVLVLRPAGLFGRTN, from the coding sequence ATGTTTTCCGACCTGCTGGGCATCGCGCCCCAAGTCCTGTTTGGCCAGCTGTTGCTGGGCCTGATCAACGGGTCGTTTTATGCCGTTTTGTCCTTGGGTCTGGCGGTGATTTTCGGGCTGCTGAACATCGTGAATTTTGCGCATGGTGCGCTTTATATGTTGGGGGCCTTTGCCGCTTGGTTGCTTGGGAAATACCTGCATATCGACTACTGGGGCGCGCTGATACTCGCCCCGCTGATCGTCGGGTTTATCGGCGTGGTGCTTGACCGATTTTTGCTGCGCCGCTTGGCCGGGGTAGATCACCTCTATGGCTTGCTGTTGACCTTTGGCTTGGCAATGTTGATCGAAGGCCTTTTCGTCAAAATGTTTGGCGCATCGGGTCAACCTTTCGCCGCCCCAAAAGCCCTCAATGGGGGGGTGAACCTTGGGTTCATGTTCCTGCCCTATTACCGGGCTTGGGTGGTTGTGGCCTCTTTGGTGGTCTGTGCCTTTACGTGGTATTTGTTTGAACGCACCAAAATCGGGGCCTACCTGCGCGCAGGTACGGAAAACCCGAAACTGTTGCAGGCTTTCGGTGTCAACGTGCCGCTTTTGACCACGTTGGCCTATGGCTATGGCGTTGCTTTGGCGGCCTTTGCCGGGGTGCTGGCCGCTCCGATCACACAGGTCAATCCCTTGATGGGATCGAACCTGATCATCGTGGTCTTTGCCGTGGTGGTGATCGGCGGCATGGGGTCCATTATGGGGGCCATCGTCACCGGCCTGTCCATGGGCGTGGTCGAAGGTCTGACCAAAGTGTTTTGGCCCGAAGCGTCCTCCACAATCATTTTCATCGTGATGGCCGTCGTGCTTGTCCTGCGCCCTGCCGGACTGTTCGGTCGCACCAACTGA